One Curtobacterium sp. MCLR17_007 DNA window includes the following coding sequences:
- a CDS encoding carbohydrate ABC transporter permease produces the protein MAGGLLIAVVYLLPFYVAIVNAFKTDQDASLNPLALPTTWTSAAFSTLFQNSDFGVWTLNSAIVAVCVTLGRIFFDSLAGYALARLRFRGRQTVFAAVVAVMAVPGVVLLIPKFLVINQLGMYDSYSGMIVPLLVDAAGVFIMKNFFESIPVSVEEQARIDGAGTFRTFWSVVLPMARPAVVTITILSFQASWNELPHFIVSSSSPALTTLTKGVASLASGALSAGNQYPIKLAAAFVMTIPVAVAFFVFQKRIMNTSDGAVKE, from the coding sequence ATGGCGGGCGGTCTGCTGATCGCGGTCGTCTACCTGCTGCCGTTCTACGTCGCGATCGTGAACGCGTTCAAGACCGACCAGGACGCCTCGCTGAACCCGCTGGCGCTGCCGACGACGTGGACGTCGGCAGCGTTCAGCACGCTGTTCCAGAACTCGGACTTCGGGGTGTGGACGCTCAACTCGGCGATCGTCGCGGTGTGCGTCACACTCGGGCGGATCTTCTTCGACTCGCTCGCCGGGTACGCCCTGGCGCGCCTGCGGTTCCGCGGCCGGCAGACGGTGTTCGCGGCGGTCGTCGCCGTGATGGCGGTCCCCGGTGTCGTGCTGCTCATCCCGAAGTTCCTGGTGATCAACCAGCTCGGCATGTACGACTCGTACTCGGGCATGATCGTGCCGCTGCTGGTCGACGCGGCCGGGGTCTTCATCATGAAGAACTTCTTCGAGTCGATCCCGGTCAGCGTCGAGGAGCAGGCCAGGATCGACGGCGCAGGCACTTTCCGGACGTTCTGGTCGGTCGTGCTCCCGATGGCCCGGCCAGCTGTCGTGACGATCACGATCCTGTCGTTCCAGGCATCGTGGAACGAGTTGCCGCACTTCATCGTGTCGTCGTCCTCGCCCGCGCTCACCACCCTGACGAAGGGCGTGGCGTCGCTGGCGTCCGGGGCGCTCAGCGCGGGCAACCAGTACCCGATCAAGCTCGCCGCGGCGTTCGTGATGACCATCCCGGTCGCCGTCGCGT
- a CDS encoding extracellular solute-binding protein encodes MQRRTARMLTAGAMALTAALTLSACGSGFQSSGGSDSGKLTSSGSDLSVLIGSSGDAETAAVKSAAAAWSKTSGTGVSVQPANNLDQQLAQGFASGKPADVFYVSTGSLTGYATNGSLLAYGDDLKDKADFYPTLTKSFTVDDKLYCAPKDFSTLALFINTADWKAAGLTDSDVPTTWDQLAEVAKKLTRDGHVGLGMSPQYERLGAFMAQAGGALTNADQTKATADSAANVKALQYVKGLLTSGSTKFSSDLGESWGGDAFGKGKAAMTVEGNWLTGAMSSSYPDVDYKVVALPKGPAGAGTLQFTNCWGIAKASKNQKAALAFVEQMTSTKQQLSFAKSFGVMPSVESAASTWKQDYPQYAAFLDQASSAQGVPNKPGTADVIADFDSKLGSLASTDPQTLLEGVQKNMTAALKG; translated from the coding sequence ATGCAACGACGCACAGCACGCATGCTGACCGCGGGCGCGATGGCGCTCACCGCGGCACTCACCCTCTCCGCCTGCGGTTCGGGCTTCCAGAGCTCCGGCGGCTCCGACTCCGGAAAGCTGACCTCGAGCGGGTCCGACCTGTCGGTCCTGATCGGGTCGTCCGGCGACGCCGAGACCGCCGCCGTCAAGAGCGCAGCCGCCGCCTGGTCGAAGACCTCGGGCACCGGCGTCTCGGTGCAGCCCGCCAACAACCTCGACCAGCAGCTCGCGCAGGGCTTCGCCTCGGGCAAGCCCGCCGACGTCTTCTACGTGTCCACCGGGTCGCTCACCGGGTACGCCACGAACGGCTCGCTGCTGGCGTACGGCGACGACCTGAAGGACAAGGCCGACTTCTACCCGACGCTCACCAAGTCGTTCACGGTCGACGACAAGCTGTACTGCGCGCCCAAGGACTTCTCGACCCTGGCGCTGTTCATCAACACCGCCGACTGGAAAGCCGCCGGGCTCACCGACAGCGACGTCCCGACCACATGGGACCAGCTCGCCGAGGTCGCGAAGAAGCTCACCCGCGACGGCCACGTCGGCCTGGGGATGAGCCCGCAGTACGAGCGCCTCGGGGCGTTCATGGCGCAGGCGGGCGGCGCGCTGACGAACGCCGACCAGACGAAGGCCACCGCTGACTCTGCGGCCAACGTCAAGGCCCTGCAGTACGTGAAGGGCCTGCTGACCAGCGGTTCCACGAAGTTCTCGAGCGACCTCGGCGAGAGCTGGGGTGGCGACGCGTTCGGCAAGGGCAAGGCGGCGATGACCGTCGAGGGCAACTGGCTGACCGGCGCGATGTCGTCGAGCTACCCGGACGTCGACTACAAGGTCGTCGCACTGCCCAAGGGTCCCGCTGGGGCGGGCACGCTGCAGTTCACGAACTGCTGGGGCATCGCGAAGGCCTCGAAGAACCAGAAGGCGGCGCTGGCCTTCGTCGAGCAGATGACGAGTACGAAGCAGCAGCTGTCGTTCGCCAAGTCGTTCGGTGTGATGCCGAGCGTCGAGTCCGCGGCGAGCACCTGGAAGCAGGACTACCCGCAGTACGCGGCGTTCCTCGACCAGGCCTCGAGCGCGCAGGGCGTCCCGAACAAGCCGGGCACCGCCGACGTCATCGCGGACTTCGACTCCAAGCTCGGCAGCCTGGCGTCGACCGACCCGCAGACGCTGCTCGAGGGCGTGCAGAAGAACATGACCGCGGCGCTGAAGGGCTGA